In Nocardioides conyzicola, one genomic interval encodes:
- a CDS encoding phosphodiesterase, with amino-acid sequence MQFGQYPAPGHVVAHLSDPHLLAGKRLYGEVDTEVGLALALARIARVDPLPQVLVFTGDLADKAEPAAYARLRELVEPLAAEMGAQVVWVMGNHDERAPYAAELFGETVPEGAAPTQDRVYDVAGLRIVSLDTSVPGYHHGEITDAQLAWLADVLATPAPHGTLLALHHPPIPIPMMAAAEVIELLEQDRLAAVLEGTDVRCILGGHFHYSTYSTFAGIPVSVASATCYTSDPAPLERFVSGVDGHQAMTMVHLYDDRVVHTIVPVDEAPEVSGYSSDVRAQVEALSPHERRELLSRKDSPLYTGELQVPGTV; translated from the coding sequence GTGCAGTTCGGCCAGTACCCCGCGCCGGGGCACGTCGTCGCCCACCTCAGCGATCCCCACCTGCTCGCCGGCAAGCGGTTGTACGGCGAGGTGGACACCGAGGTCGGGCTCGCCCTGGCACTGGCGCGGATCGCCCGCGTCGACCCGCTGCCCCAGGTGCTGGTCTTCACCGGCGACCTCGCGGACAAGGCCGAGCCGGCGGCGTACGCCCGGCTCCGCGAGCTCGTCGAGCCCCTGGCCGCGGAGATGGGCGCCCAGGTCGTCTGGGTGATGGGCAACCACGACGAGCGGGCGCCGTACGCCGCCGAGCTGTTCGGCGAGACCGTCCCCGAGGGCGCCGCGCCGACCCAGGACCGCGTGTACGACGTCGCGGGGCTGCGGATCGTGTCGCTCGACACCAGCGTCCCCGGCTACCACCACGGCGAGATCACCGACGCCCAGCTGGCGTGGCTCGCCGACGTGCTCGCGACGCCGGCGCCGCACGGCACGCTGCTGGCGCTGCACCACCCGCCGATCCCGATCCCGATGATGGCCGCCGCGGAGGTCATCGAGCTGCTCGAGCAGGATCGCCTGGCCGCGGTGCTCGAGGGGACCGACGTGCGCTGCATCCTCGGCGGGCACTTCCACTACTCGACGTACTCCACCTTCGCCGGCATCCCGGTCTCGGTGGCGTCCGCGACCTGCTACACGTCCGACCCGGCGCCGCTCGAGCGGTTCGTGTCCGGCGTCGATGGGCACCAGGCGATGACGATGGTGCACCTGTACGACGACCGGGTCGTGCACACGATCGTGCCGGTCGACGAGGCACCCGAGGTGAGCGGCTACTCCTCCGACGTACGCGCGCAGGTCGAGGCCCTCTCCCCCCACGAGAGGCGAGAGCTGCTCTCGCGCAAGGACTCCCCGCTCTACACCGGCGAGCTCCAGGTCCCCGGGACGGTCTGA
- a CDS encoding acyltransferase produces MKSIARRLANSAVLTGARLVDRVGQIVPGTRAADQFGSLGRGSSLGYPMATLMGQRSIHIGEDTLVGRYVSLAVGYGVLDTRAPERALVIGDRCVIGARCTIIAHESIVIGDGVWFGQDIFVSDASHGYQDPELPIGEQFGTHDPVEIGSGTWIGHGAIILPGARIGRNVVVAAGSVVRGVVEDHTVVGGAPARVLRRLEPGVGWVGTRGDVRPVLYGPFGLAAAAAAEAEGEATA; encoded by the coding sequence GTGAAGAGCATCGCCAGGCGTCTCGCCAACAGTGCCGTGCTGACCGGGGCGCGCCTGGTCGACCGGGTCGGGCAGATCGTGCCGGGCACCCGCGCGGCGGACCAGTTCGGCAGCCTCGGCCGCGGCAGCAGCCTCGGGTACCCGATGGCCACCCTCATGGGACAGCGCTCGATCCACATCGGTGAGGACACCCTGGTCGGGCGCTACGTCAGCCTGGCCGTGGGGTACGGCGTCCTCGACACCCGCGCCCCGGAGCGGGCCCTGGTGATCGGTGACCGGTGCGTCATCGGCGCGCGGTGCACGATCATCGCGCACGAGTCGATCGTGATCGGCGACGGCGTGTGGTTCGGCCAGGACATCTTCGTGTCCGACGCCAGCCACGGCTACCAGGACCCCGAGCTCCCGATCGGCGAGCAGTTCGGTACGCACGACCCCGTGGAGATCGGCTCCGGCACCTGGATCGGGCACGGCGCGATCATCCTGCCCGGCGCGCGGATAGGCCGGAACGTCGTCGTCGCCGCAGGCTCCGTGGTGCGTGGTGTCGTGGAGGACCACACCGTCGTCGGCGGTGCGCCCGCCCGCGTGCTGCGCCGGCTCGAGCCCGGCGTCGGCTGGGTCGGCACCCGCGGCGACGTACGCCCCGTCCTCTACGGCCCGTTCGGCCTGGCCGCCGCGGCCGCCGCCGAGGCCGAGGGCGAGGCGACGGCGTAG
- a CDS encoding YajQ family cyclic di-GMP-binding protein, whose amino-acid sequence MADSSFDIVSKIDRQEVDNALGQTAREIATRFDFKGTGATIEWQGDEAIEISASADDRASAVLDVFKDKLIKRQQSLKILDASEPRQSGQQSKITIALKEGISSEDAKKISKLIRDEGPKGVKAQIQGDELRISSKKRDDLQAVQALVRAQDYDFAVQFTNRR is encoded by the coding sequence ATGGCCGACTCGTCGTTCGACATCGTCAGCAAGATCGACCGCCAGGAGGTCGACAACGCGCTCGGCCAGACGGCCCGCGAGATCGCGACCCGGTTCGACTTCAAGGGCACCGGCGCCACCATCGAGTGGCAGGGAGACGAGGCGATCGAGATCTCCGCCTCCGCCGACGACCGCGCGAGCGCCGTGCTCGACGTCTTCAAGGACAAGCTGATCAAGCGCCAGCAGAGCCTGAAGATCCTCGACGCCTCGGAGCCGCGGCAGTCCGGGCAGCAGTCCAAGATCACCATCGCGCTCAAGGAGGGCATCTCGTCCGAGGACGCCAAGAAGATCTCCAAGCTGATCCGCGACGAGGGCCCCAAGGGCGTCAAGGCGCAGATCCAAGGCGACGAGCTGCGGATCTCCTCCAAGAAGCGCGACGACCTCCAGGCCGTGCAGGCCCTGGTGAGGGCGCAGGACTACGACTTCGCGGTGCAGTTCACCAACCGCCGATGA
- a CDS encoding sulfate/molybdate ABC transporter ATP-binding protein — protein MSIEIKGVNKKFGDFVALDDVNVSLPTGQLTALLGPSGGGKSTLLRIIAGLDSADSGTINIEGTNATQLPPQKRNVGFVFQHYAVFKHMTVAKNVAFGLEIRKRPKAEIADKVDELLKLVHLSQFAHRLPSQLSGGQRQRMALARALAVEPTVLLLDEPFGALDAKVRKELRDWLRRLHDEVHVTTVFVTHDQEEAMEVADEIVVINEGRVEQVGTPDQLYDEPANDFVMGFLGEITTLNGVMLRPHDVHLSLTPQVSEAAEGTISRLLRVGFEVRATVLTDDGEEVTVVLTRTHARQLGLETGARVWVTAAAGALTMPSVRAATA, from the coding sequence ATGAGTATCGAGATCAAGGGCGTCAACAAGAAGTTCGGTGACTTCGTCGCGCTCGACGACGTCAACGTGTCCCTACCCACCGGCCAGCTGACCGCCCTCCTCGGGCCGTCCGGCGGCGGCAAGTCGACCCTCCTGCGGATCATCGCGGGCCTCGACTCGGCCGACTCCGGCACGATCAACATCGAGGGGACCAACGCGACCCAGCTGCCGCCCCAGAAGCGCAACGTCGGCTTCGTCTTCCAGCACTACGCCGTCTTCAAGCACATGACCGTGGCCAAGAACGTCGCGTTCGGCCTGGAGATCCGCAAGCGCCCGAAGGCGGAGATCGCGGACAAGGTCGACGAGCTGCTCAAGCTCGTCCACCTCTCGCAGTTCGCCCACCGGCTGCCCTCGCAGCTCTCGGGCGGGCAGCGGCAGCGGATGGCGCTCGCGCGGGCGCTCGCGGTCGAGCCGACCGTGCTGCTGCTCGACGAGCCGTTCGGTGCGCTCGACGCGAAGGTCCGCAAGGAGCTGCGCGACTGGCTGCGCCGACTCCACGACGAGGTGCACGTGACCACGGTGTTCGTGACCCACGACCAGGAGGAGGCCATGGAGGTCGCCGACGAGATCGTGGTCATCAACGAGGGCCGGGTCGAGCAGGTCGGCACGCCGGACCAGCTCTACGACGAGCCCGCCAACGACTTCGTCATGGGCTTCCTGGGCGAGATCACCACGCTCAACGGGGTGATGCTGCGTCCGCACGACGTGCACCTCTCCCTGACGCCGCAGGTGTCCGAGGCGGCCGAGGGCACGATCTCGCGGCTGCTGCGGGTCGGCTTCGAGGTGCGCGCCACGGTGCTCACCGACGACGGCGAGGAGGTCACGGTCGTGCTCACCCGCACGCATGCTCGCCAGCTCGGTCTCGAGACCGGCGCCCGGGTCTGGGTGACGGCCGCTGCCGGCGCCCTGACGATGCCGTCGGTGCGGGCCGCTACTGCGTGA
- a CDS encoding sulfate ABC transporter permease: MSSSSNAVANKSTVVKWVLRLLVIVYLVMLVAWPTAYVVKHTFADGFTGIQDALADPDVVHALKLTAQIAVTAVIINTVFGVGMSLLLVRYDFWGKRALSVLIDLPLSVSPVVVGLALVLVYNGRFGWFGPWLEDHGLQIIFAKPGMVMATCFVILPLVIREVVPVLEELGDDQEQAARSLGANAWQVFRRVTLPGIKWAVVYGVVLSLARALGEFGAVKVVAGNVGGETQVATVLVQQKYQNFQQETAYSVAFMLVFAAVLCLIVVALLRPKEQK; this comes from the coding sequence GTGAGTAGCTCGAGCAACGCGGTCGCCAACAAGTCGACCGTCGTCAAGTGGGTGCTGCGGCTCCTCGTCATCGTCTACCTCGTGATGCTGGTCGCCTGGCCGACGGCGTACGTCGTCAAGCACACCTTCGCCGACGGCTTCACCGGCATCCAGGACGCGCTGGCCGACCCCGACGTCGTGCATGCGCTCAAGCTCACCGCCCAGATCGCGGTGACGGCAGTCATCATCAACACCGTCTTCGGTGTGGGGATGTCGCTGCTGCTTGTGCGCTACGACTTCTGGGGCAAGCGGGCGCTGTCCGTGCTCATCGACCTGCCGCTGTCGGTCTCACCGGTCGTGGTCGGTCTGGCCCTCGTGCTGGTCTACAACGGCCGCTTCGGCTGGTTCGGGCCATGGCTCGAGGACCACGGGCTGCAGATCATCTTCGCCAAGCCGGGGATGGTCATGGCGACCTGCTTCGTGATCCTGCCGCTGGTGATCCGCGAGGTCGTGCCCGTGCTCGAGGAGCTCGGCGACGACCAGGAGCAGGCCGCGCGCAGTCTCGGGGCCAACGCGTGGCAGGTCTTCCGCCGGGTCACGCTGCCCGGCATCAAGTGGGCGGTCGTGTACGGCGTCGTGCTGAGCCTGGCGCGCGCCCTCGGTGAGTTCGGCGCCGTCAAGGTGGTCGCCGGCAACGTCGGCGGCGAGACCCAGGTCGCGACCGTGCTCGTCCAGCAGAAGTACCAGAACTTCCAACAGGAGACGGCGTACTCCGTGGCCTTCATGCTCGTCTTCGCGGCAGTGTTGTGCCTGATCGTCGTCGCCCTGTTGCGGCCCAAGGAGCAGAAGTAG
- the cysT gene encoding sulfate ABC transporter permease subunit CysT, with protein sequence MASAVAVGGRPARKRRSASSGSLTPVSAFGLGVSMIWFSLLVLIPLSAIIVKAAGGGLSTFADVFTNDNTRSALVLTVVSSLIITAINMVMGTIIAWVLVRDRFPGKGLLDLIIDVPFAMPTIVAGLVLLSLYGPESPIGVEVNSTRWAVLLAIAFVTLPFVVRTVQPVLEELDTDVEDAAASLGATRFTTFRRVILPSLVPAIFAGAALSFARGISEYGALVLISGNLPRKTEVVSVRLFSFLEGGNTEQAAAVATIMLLVALLAIVALDVIQRRVARRE encoded by the coding sequence ATGGCCTCAGCAGTCGCAGTGGGCGGCCGGCCGGCGCGCAAGCGCCGGTCGGCCTCGTCCGGTTCTCTGACCCCGGTGTCGGCCTTCGGGCTCGGCGTCTCCATGATCTGGTTCAGCCTGCTGGTCCTGATCCCGCTCTCCGCGATCATCGTCAAGGCCGCCGGTGGCGGCCTCTCGACGTTCGCCGACGTCTTCACCAACGACAACACCCGCTCGGCCCTCGTGCTGACCGTGGTGTCCTCGCTGATCATCACCGCGATCAACATGGTGATGGGCACGATCATCGCGTGGGTGCTGGTCCGCGACCGGTTCCCCGGCAAGGGACTGCTGGACCTGATCATCGACGTCCCGTTCGCGATGCCGACGATCGTCGCCGGCCTGGTGCTGCTCTCGCTCTACGGGCCGGAGAGCCCGATCGGCGTCGAGGTCAACAGCACCCGGTGGGCGGTCCTGCTCGCGATCGCGTTCGTGACGCTGCCGTTCGTCGTCCGGACCGTGCAGCCGGTGCTCGAGGAGCTCGACACCGACGTCGAGGACGCCGCGGCGTCGCTCGGCGCGACCCGCTTCACGACGTTCCGACGGGTGATCCTGCCGTCGCTGGTGCCGGCGATCTTCGCCGGCGCCGCGCTGTCCTTCGCTCGCGGCATCAGCGAGTACGGCGCGCTGGTGCTGATCTCCGGCAACCTGCCGCGCAAGACCGAGGTCGTGTCGGTGCGGCTGTTCTCGTTCCTCGAGGGCGGCAACACCGAGCAGGCAGCGGCGGTCGCGACGATCATGCTGCTCGTCGCCCTGCTGGCCATCGTGGCGCTCGACGTGATCCAGCGACGGGTGGCCCGACGTGAGTAG
- a CDS encoding sulfate ABC transporter substrate-binding protein, which produces MNKTIKVAAALTAAGVLALTGCSSDSSSDSGDTVNVVGYSVLQQANEGVIDAFNDTDAGKDVDVKGSYGASGDQSRAVVAGQKADEVHLSLEPDVTRLVDEGIVAKDWKDNDTKGICTTSVVVIVVKKGNPKNIKTWADLAEPGVGIVTPNPASSGSAKWNLLAAYGSVISAGGSDADAETYMKSFFDNVVALPDSGRDATTAFTSGTGDVLLSYENEAILARQSGQDFDYVIPDSTLLIENPCALTEDASDSAKAFLDFQKSKDGQKLYAETGYRPLTDVGDVEVKGANDESDPFPEPAKLLTIDGDFGGWADANTKYFDENDGILTKIQADSGQ; this is translated from the coding sequence ATGAACAAGACGATCAAGGTTGCGGCGGCCCTCACGGCCGCCGGGGTGCTGGCCTTGACGGGGTGCTCCAGTGACTCGTCCAGCGACAGTGGCGACACCGTCAACGTCGTTGGCTACTCCGTTCTCCAGCAGGCAAACGAGGGCGTCATCGACGCCTTCAACGACACCGACGCCGGCAAGGACGTCGACGTCAAGGGGTCGTACGGCGCCTCCGGTGACCAGAGCCGCGCGGTCGTGGCCGGCCAGAAGGCCGACGAGGTCCACCTGTCCCTCGAGCCCGACGTGACGCGCCTCGTCGACGAGGGCATCGTCGCCAAGGACTGGAAGGACAACGACACCAAGGGCATCTGCACCACGTCCGTCGTCGTCATCGTCGTGAAGAAGGGCAACCCCAAGAACATCAAGACGTGGGCGGACCTGGCCGAGCCGGGCGTCGGCATCGTCACCCCGAACCCCGCGTCCTCCGGCTCCGCGAAGTGGAACCTCCTCGCGGCGTACGGCTCCGTGATCAGCGCGGGCGGCTCCGACGCCGACGCCGAGACGTACATGAAGAGCTTCTTCGACAACGTCGTCGCGCTGCCCGACTCGGGTCGCGACGCCACCACCGCCTTCACCAGCGGGACCGGCGACGTCCTCCTCTCCTACGAGAACGAGGCCATCCTCGCCCGCCAGAGCGGCCAGGACTTCGACTACGTCATCCCGGACTCGACCCTGCTGATCGAGAACCCGTGCGCCCTGACCGAGGACGCCTCGGACTCCGCGAAGGCGTTCCTCGACTTCCAGAAGAGCAAGGACGGCCAGAAGCTGTACGCCGAGACCGGCTACCGCCCCCTCACCGACGTCGGTGACGTCGAGGTCAAGGGCGCCAACGACGAGAGCGACCCGTTCCCGGAGCCGGCGAAGCTGCTGACGATCGACGGTGACTTCGGTGGTTGGGCCGACGCCAACACGAAGTACTTCGACGAGAACGACGGCATCCTCACCAAGATCCAGGCGGACTCGGGCCAGTAA